CTTTCAGGTAGGCGGCCAGCGCCGCGTTAGCAGCATCCAGACAGGGACCGGCCACCACGCCGTCATAAAGATGCAGCCTGGCTTCCACGCTGTAGGGGAATATTTCAGCCCCCTGCACCGTCACGCGGTCCGCCACCGGGCGCACGCTTTCGTCATTCAGCGCGCTGTCCACGACAGTCAGCAGGTCAGCCGGTGCCGTGCCGTCCCCTTCCCGGCTCAGTACGGTAATTAACACCTCCGCCGGTGCCGGGCTGGTTGCCGATACGTCCGCCACCCGCCCGTCCGCACTCTTGGCGTAAAACTCATAGGCCGCTTTCGGTCCGGCCACGCTCAGCCCTTCAAACGCATCCGGTACGCGCAGGCGCAGGTCATCGTCCGTTTCCATCTCCGCTTCAACCGGCGGGATGGCCTCCGGGTCCGCCGGGGTAATGGTCAGGCGCTTCAGGTTGTAATTCGCTGCCAGCTGGTCCAGATCGCTGCCGAGCGCGTAGGCCACCATCACTGCCTGCGCGGCTTCGTTGATGCGCTGGCGCAACAGGATTTCCCGGTAGGCATTTTCCTGCAGCAGCTTAACCACCGGTTCAGACTCCAGCGCCAGCGTGCGGCGCACCGCCTCCTGCTCATCGGCCGGATGCAGCGCGATAAACGCCGCCCTGCGCTCCGCCAGCAGCGTTTCAAAGTCCGGCACCTCCACCACTTCCGGCGCGGGCAGTTGTGAAAGGTCAATTACCGCCACGGTTTCCTCCCATTGAGACGTTCATGGCCAGCGGCGAACCGTCCGCACGCTGCCCGGTTAACTCCACCTGCAGGGAGCCGTCATAGTTGCGGCTTATTTGCAGGGCACTGAGCCTGATACGCGGCTCCCAGCGGCTCAGCGCGGCGTAGATGGCGGCCATCAGCTGCAGGTTCAGCGCATCGTTCTGCGGCTGGTCCATCAGGGCAAACAGCATCGAGCCGTATTCACGCCGGGCAATACGGCTGCCCTGCGGGGTCATCAGGATGTCCCGGACCGACTGGCGAATATGATCGGTGTCCGTCAGCGCCCTGCCGGTCTGCCGGTTCATGCCGAGATACATCACTGCGGACCGCCTGACGTATCGCCGCCGGACTTCACGCCGCCGTGTTTATGCGCATCCAGCACCACGCCGTTAGAACTCATTGCCCCGCCGCGCTGCGTCACGCCGCCGTTAATGGTCATTTCAGCGTTGATTTGTGCCTGGTCAGCGTTGAGCGCAAAGCGCTTCGTGTTCAGCTCCATATTTTCAGCCCCTTCGATCACCACGTTCTGCACGCCCTTAATCAGCCAGCGGTGTTTGGCCGGGTCATACTCAAACCAGCCGCCGTCCGGGTATTCGGTTACGCTGCCCTCCGCTGAATCGGACGGCGGCGGGAAGGTATCGGAATAAATGGCGGGCAGCGCAAAGGCGGTTTCCAGATGGCCGCCGAGGCTCAGCAGCACAACCTGCTCGCCCACGGTGGGTGCCCACCATGTGCGGGTGTTACCGGCGCGCAGGGTCAGCCAGCTAATCCAGTTGGTTTCAAGGTCGCCCGTTTTCACCCGGCACAGCCAGTTGTCCCGGTCCACGTCCGAGACAATGCCGGTGCGGATCAGGTTGGTGATAAGGCGCATGATTTCGGTGAGTTGTGCGTTCATGCCAGGAGATTGCCACAAACGAAGATTGACAGGCAGTGGTGGGCATTGTGTGAGATGTGGTACAAAGGTTTACTGAACTAACTCATTAGGCTAATTTTTTATTTGCTATGAGTTAAGTTTGAATGACATGCTGACTTGTGTCGGAAGCGAAGGTAATGACTCCAACTTATTGATAGTGTTTTATGTTCAGATAATGCCCGATGACTTTGTCATGCAGCTCCACCGATTTTGAGAACGACAGCGACTTCCGTCCCAGCCGTGCCAGGTGCTGCCTCAGATTCAGGTTATGCCGCTCAATTCGCTGCGTATATCGCTTGCTGATTACGTGCAGCTTTCCCTTCAGGCGGGATTCATACAGCGGCCAGCCATCCGTCATCCATATCACCACGTCAAAGGGTGACAGCAGGCTCATAAGACGCCCCAGCGTCGCCATAGTGCGTTCACCGAATACGTGCGCAACAACCGTCTTCCGGAGCCTGTCATACGCGTAAAACAGCCAGCGCTGGCGCGATTTAGCCCCGACATAGCCCCACTGTTCGTCCATTTCCGCGCAGACGATGACGTCACTGCCCGGCTGTATGCGCGAGGTTACCGACTGCGGCCTGAGTTTTTTAAGTGACGTAAAATCGTGTTGAGGCCAACGCCCATAATGCGGGCAGTTGCCCGGCATCCAACGCCATTCATGGCCATATCAATGATTTTCTGGTGCGTACCGGGTTGAGAAGCGGTGTAAGTGAACTGCAGTTGCCATGTTTTACGGCAGTGAGAGCAGAGATAGCGCTGATGTCCGGCGGTGCTTTTGCCGTTACGCACCACCCCGTCAGTAGCTGAACAGGAGGGACAGCTGATAGAAACAGAAGCCACTGGAGCACCTCAAAAACACCATCATACACTAAATCAGTAAGTTGGCAGCATCACCGGAAGCGAAAATTACTTGTATCGTGGTATATTTTTAACAGGGCGAATTTCTAAATAATTTTAGAAGTGAGGAGTTCTTCTAAACTCTTAGCAGCTAACATATTAGGACTAGCGTACCATTATAAATACCATTAAATCAAAGCTTTAGCTATTTTTGGCACAAACACCCCGGTAAATATAACAAAAAATTAGCGACCATGGCACCGGAAACCAAATGCTGAATTATGGCCGCAAAAAAAATACTAGTCACATCAAAATCAAGCAAAATATTCCGGGTGCAAATTCTTTAAGTACTGAAAAAAATTATTAATATCGTTCGGAATTTGCCCATCAGTCTCCCATTGAGTACATATGTCAGTTATAGATATTTTACACTGCCCTTTAGCAAGACTAGCATTTGTACCAGCACTTTTATCCATGGGATTGAAGTGTAAATCAGCTATAAAACATCTTACTTTAACAATTCCATCATTAGGCTTAACTGCTGTGAAATCAAAAAAATTAGAGTTGGTGGCAGGCACCATCGAATATGCAACAGGAGATAATTTGAAGCATTTATTACACTCATCTATTCTATCTTTGATTTTCGAATAATTTTGGTAATTCCCTGAAGATAGATAAGTATACCAATCTTTAAGGAAGGTCATAGCTCCGGGCTTTTGATGATAGATTAACAATCCAGCATATTGCTCTCTTTTTAGGTAACGTGTTATTAATTGTAACAATCCTTCAAATACTGAATTTAAATTATAGCCTCTTTTTGCTTCAGCCAACCATGTGAAACGGTTTTGGCCATCGCGGATAGTTAAATCAACAGTTCCATTTGAATTGGTTTGTTCAGTTGCATCATATCCTTTCATTCTCAAAGATAATGCTATCAAATTTGTAATCTTATCTTCATCATCACAATAATACTTGTTAGAAGACCTTTCTAAATCAGTCATTATGAAATCTATATCATCATATAACTTATTAATAAATTGCTCTTCATTAAATGGCGTTATAATACTTGTCAATGAAGCTAATAAATCGGGAGATAGATTAAGTTGAGTCATTCTTTCTCCCAATCCAAAATACAGTAAAATGATATATTTCTCACATCAAAATCGTCAATTTCACACCCTGAAGATAAACTTATTGGGGGTTTACCAAAAGTTAATGCATTATAGTAAGACTCTGCCTCAATAGCTACTGGGTCTGTGTCATCTTCATTATAATAACAATAAATTAAATCGAGAAAATTTGATCCTCCACCACAAAAATAAGAAACAACTTCAAATACCTCGTGATCATTTTCTGATCCTGAAGCTAAACGGATGCGATTAATATGATAGTAAGTTATATTTCTATTCTGATCGACATAATCTATGAAATTATTATATTTTATTATTATAGGTAGCTCAGGGAAAGCATCCCTGAGCTCATAAACTTTCTCGCGTTGAGATTTAATTCGCAACGACATTTTAATTTCACTTAGATTCGTTAATGACATGATTAATTATACTATTTAACGAGGCAGTATCTGCTGGGTTTTCAATAAAAAACTCAGGGCATATGGCGTCATCTAGCCATTGTTTTTTATTTGGTTCTAAACCAACCTCTGTCCTAACAATACCACTTGCATTTTGGCTATCTAAACGAACGGCTATAGCCCTGCATTCGAAGCTATCATTATTATTACTTTTATCATTTACTTCAAGCTCTCTTGCATTGTATGCAGGATTAGTCCGACATGTGAACTTAACATCAGATCCAGTATTAGTACCATTATAAACAATATGTACCGCTCTTCCATAAGTGCTATCAGCATGTAATTTCGAGATGGCCTTATAAAAATTTAGCGATGTCTTATTTAAATTAACTTGAGCCTGTTCAAAAATATAATTTAATGCATTCTTAACACCTAACATGGCTTTAGCCAAATGCCTTTTAGGGATTGTTTTAGGAACGCGAAACTCAATGCGACTATAATCATTAGGGATAAACGCTATTGTAAAAAACTGATACGAAAGCGTATGCGTTAAGGCAGTTCCTAGCATACGCGGCGCTTCATTATATATATAGGAAAAAATGAATGCTATTCCATCTCCCATAATTTTTGTTTGAGTAAGATAAGTACCGGGATAAACAGTAGACGTATTTACTTCACCGACATATTTCTTTTTAGG
This Mixta hanseatica DNA region includes the following protein-coding sequences:
- a CDS encoding baseplate J/gp47 family protein; its protein translation is MAVIDLSQLPAPEVVEVPDFETLLAERRAAFIALHPADEQEAVRRTLALESEPVVKLLQENAYREILLRQRINEAAQAVMVAYALGSDLDQLAANYNLKRLTITPADPEAIPPVEAEMETDDDLRLRVPDAFEGLSVAGPKAAYEFYAKSADGRVADVSATSPAPAEVLITVLSREGDGTAPADLLTVVDSALNDESVRPVADRVTVQGAEIFPYSVEARLHLYDGVVAGPCLDAANAALAAYLKEQAKLGRSVRQDSYGAVLRVAGVDWVEMVEPARDIIMDRTQAGYCTGTLITVAGDAAGGTV
- a CDS encoding GPW/gp25 family protein; this translates as MYLGMNRQTGRALTDTDHIRQSVRDILMTPQGSRIARREYGSMLFALMDQPQNDALNLQLMAAIYAALSRWEPRIRLSALQISRNYDGSLQVELTGQRADGSPLAMNVSMGGNRGGN
- a CDS encoding phage baseplate assembly protein V, with product MNAQLTEIMRLITNLIRTGIVSDVDRDNWLCRVKTGDLETNWISWLTLRAGNTRTWWAPTVGEQVVLLSLGGHLETAFALPAIYSDTFPPPSDSAEGSVTEYPDGGWFEYDPAKHRWLIKGVQNVVIEGAENMELNTKRFALNADQAQINAEMTINGGVTQRGGAMSSNGVVLDAHKHGGVKSGGDTSGGPQ
- a CDS encoding IS1-like element IS1A family transposase (programmed frameshift), yielding MASVSISCPSCSATDGVVRNGKSTAGHQRYLCSHCRKTWQLQFTYTASQPGTHQKIIDMAMNGVGCRATARIMGVGLNTILRHFKKLRPQSVTSRIQPGSDVIVCAEMDEQWGYVGAKSRQRWLFYAYDRLRKTVVAHVFGERTMATLGRLMSLLSPFDVVIWMTDGWPLYESRLKGKLHVISKRYTQRIERHNLNLRQHLARLGRKSLSFSKSVELHDKVIGHYLNIKHYQ